From the genome of Paracoccus seriniphilus, one region includes:
- a CDS encoding 1-phosphofructokinase family hexose kinase: MSMHAPILTVTLNPALDLSTGADEVKPDLKLRCDKPVVDPGGGGINVSRAIKVMGGESTAMVALGGATGARIHDMLRADGLTVRRLTAPGETRQSLAVKDRSTGGQYRFVLPGPEWHMTHVSEMMSAIAEAARAGGWVVVSGSNPPGVAPGFEQMLTVRLKDGRAKLLVDTSGDALRALAGSSTPVDVLRMDSHEAEGLAGRPLPDRRDSAQFAADLVREGAAKAVIVARGADGSVIAQADSAWHAEAASVPVVSAVGAGDSFVAGFVLAMARDWPVQEALALGAAAASAAVMTPATELCHAHDVERLYAQRVVTRL, encoded by the coding sequence ATGAGCATGCATGCACCGATCCTGACCGTTACGCTGAATCCGGCGCTGGATCTGTCCACCGGGGCCGATGAGGTCAAACCCGATCTGAAGCTGCGCTGCGACAAACCGGTCGTCGATCCCGGCGGCGGTGGCATCAATGTCAGCCGCGCGATCAAGGTCATGGGTGGGGAATCCACGGCCATGGTGGCTCTGGGCGGGGCGACCGGCGCGCGCATCCACGACATGCTGCGGGCTGACGGGCTGACCGTGCGGCGCCTGACCGCGCCGGGAGAAACGCGGCAATCGCTGGCCGTCAAGGATCGCTCGACCGGCGGGCAATACCGCTTTGTGCTGCCCGGACCGGAATGGCACATGACTCATGTTTCGGAAATGATGTCCGCCATTGCCGAAGCCGCGCGGGCAGGAGGCTGGGTCGTCGTCTCCGGTTCGAACCCGCCGGGGGTTGCGCCGGGCTTTGAACAGATGCTGACCGTGCGGCTGAAGGACGGGCGGGCGAAATTGCTGGTGGATACTTCGGGCGACGCGTTGCGTGCGCTGGCCGGGTCATCGACGCCGGTGGATGTGCTGCGCATGGACAGTCACGAAGCCGAGGGTCTGGCCGGGCGCCCTCTGCCTGATCGCAGGGACAGCGCCCAGTTCGCCGCCGATCTGGTCCGCGAAGGGGCGGCCAAGGCGGTGATCGTTGCCCGTGGTGCGGATGGTTCGGTCATTGCCCAGGCTGACAGCGCCTGGCATGCCGAGGCCGCCAGCGTTCCCGTGGTCAGCGCGGTCGGTGCCGGCGACAGTTTCGTGGCGGGGTTTGTTCTGGCCATGGCGCGGGACTGGCCGGTGCAAGAGGCGCTGGCCCTTGGCGCGGCGGCCGCCTCGGCTGCGGTGATGACACCGGCGACCGAGCTGTGCCATGCCCATGACGTGGAACGGCTCTACGCGCAGCGCGTGGTGACGCGACTCTAG
- the putA gene encoding bifunctional proline dehydrogenase/L-glutamate gamma-semialdehyde dehydrogenase PutA → MTHSDFSAFTTDSKFRDEARLVQDLISQANLDDAARAQITARAADLVRRIRNEAKPSLMEHFLSEYGLSTREGVALMCLAEAMLRVPDKMTIDALIEDKIAPSDWGKHMGEASSSLVNASTWALMLTGKVLEDDQPGIAGTLRGAIRRLGEPVIRTAVGRAMKEMGRQFVLGQTIEAALDRARTLEKQGYTYSYDMLGEAAMTAEDAARYAREYASAIDAIAKACDKPSVQKNPGISIKLSALHPRYEVAQEERVLTELVPIVLELARKAKAAGMGMNVDAEEQDRLVLSLKVIEEVLSDPSLAGWDGFGVVVQAYGKRAGAVIDWLHDTAERLDRKIMVRLVKGAYWDTEMKHAQVEGLPGFPLFTNKAATDVSYIANAKKLIGYADRIYPQFATHNAQTVAAVLEMVGDIDFEFQRLHGMGERLHDIVIRETKGACRIYAPVGAHRDLLAYLVRRLLENGANSSFVHQIVDESVSPEEVASDPFVDVATASAPAGLVPPHALFGAERRNSTGFDLNDAMTLSRIDAARDTQIPDAAPITVSQPSGTPAPVLNPATGETIAQILEADSATVAQAIADARPWEASAAERAAVLRRAADLYEQNFGVIFATLAREAGKTMTDAVGELREAVDFLHYYANQGEARDGEARGIITAISPWNFPLAIFTGQITAALAAGNAVLAKPAEQTPLIAAIGVRLLHEAGVPVSALQYLPGDGATVGAALTSDARINGVVFTGSTDTARVIARAMAKHMAPGTPLIAETGGLNAMIVDSTALPEQAVRDIVASSFRSAGQRCSALRCLYVQEDIAPNLIKMIKGAMDELSVGDPWLLSTDVGPLIDAEAQDGIAGYLDANRSKILHQTPAPKQAHFLSPTLLQVSGIDDLEREIFGPVLHVATFRNRDLQKVISDINARGFGLTFGLHTRIDSRVQEITDAIHCGNLYVNRNQIGAVVGSQPFGGEGLSGTGPKAGGPLYVDRFFRPKAGEATGTAWERTADAAKLRRDIPAPTETLLDEQIMPGPTGELNRLVMVTRPPILCLGPGAATARAQVRAVEALGGQAVAVPGALSAEELGRIEGISAAIWWGNQEQAHSYAAALAAQSGPILPLITSMPDQAHIAHERHLCVDTTAAGGNAALLAG, encoded by the coding sequence ATGACCCATTCAGATTTCTCTGCCTTCACGACCGATTCCAAGTTCCGCGATGAAGCCCGGCTTGTTCAGGACCTGATCTCTCAGGCGAATCTGGATGATGCCGCCCGCGCCCAGATCACCGCCCGCGCGGCCGATCTTGTCCGGCGCATCCGCAATGAGGCCAAGCCCAGCCTGATGGAACATTTCCTGTCGGAATACGGGTTGTCCACGCGGGAAGGCGTTGCCCTGATGTGCCTGGCCGAGGCCATGCTGCGCGTACCGGACAAGATGACCATCGACGCGCTGATCGAAGACAAGATTGCGCCCTCTGACTGGGGCAAGCACATGGGCGAGGCCTCGTCCTCGCTGGTGAACGCATCGACATGGGCGCTGATGCTGACCGGCAAGGTTCTGGAAGACGACCAACCCGGAATCGCAGGCACGCTGCGCGGCGCGATCCGCCGCCTGGGCGAGCCGGTGATCCGCACTGCGGTCGGACGCGCCATGAAGGAAATGGGACGGCAGTTCGTTCTGGGCCAGACCATCGAGGCCGCATTGGACCGCGCCCGCACGCTGGAGAAACAGGGCTACACCTACAGCTATGACATGCTGGGCGAAGCCGCGATGACCGCCGAGGACGCCGCCCGCTACGCGCGCGAATATGCCAGCGCCATCGACGCCATTGCCAAGGCCTGTGACAAGCCCTCGGTTCAGAAGAACCCCGGCATTTCGATCAAGCTGTCCGCCTTGCATCCCCGGTACGAGGTCGCCCAGGAAGAGCGCGTCCTGACGGAACTGGTGCCCATCGTTCTGGAACTTGCCCGCAAGGCAAAGGCCGCCGGAATGGGCATGAATGTCGATGCCGAGGAACAGGATCGCCTGGTCCTTTCGCTGAAGGTGATCGAGGAGGTGCTTTCGGATCCCTCGCTGGCCGGATGGGACGGATTCGGCGTGGTCGTTCAAGCCTATGGCAAACGCGCCGGCGCCGTGATCGACTGGCTGCATGACACCGCCGAGCGATTGGACCGCAAGATCATGGTCCGGCTGGTCAAGGGCGCCTATTGGGATACCGAGATGAAACATGCGCAGGTCGAGGGCCTGCCCGGTTTCCCGCTGTTCACCAACAAGGCGGCCACCGATGTCAGCTATATCGCCAATGCCAAGAAGCTGATCGGCTATGCCGACCGCATCTACCCGCAATTCGCGACCCATAACGCCCAGACCGTCGCCGCCGTTCTTGAAATGGTCGGTGACATCGATTTCGAATTCCAGCGCCTGCACGGCATGGGCGAGCGCCTGCATGACATCGTCATTCGCGAAACCAAGGGCGCATGCCGTATCTATGCGCCGGTCGGTGCGCATCGCGACCTGCTGGCCTATCTGGTCCGCCGCCTGCTGGAAAACGGCGCGAACTCCTCGTTCGTGCATCAGATCGTGGATGAAAGCGTCAGCCCGGAAGAGGTGGCCTCGGACCCCTTCGTCGATGTCGCAACGGCCTCGGCGCCTGCAGGCCTTGTGCCGCCCCATGCGTTGTTTGGTGCCGAGCGTCGCAATTCCACCGGTTTCGACCTGAATGATGCCATGACCCTGTCGCGCATTGATGCGGCGCGCGACACGCAAATCCCTGATGCGGCCCCGATCACTGTCTCGCAACCTTCGGGCACACCCGCCCCGGTCCTGAACCCCGCGACGGGAGAAACCATCGCGCAGATCCTTGAGGCCGATTCCGCCACCGTTGCCCAGGCCATCGCCGATGCCCGCCCCTGGGAGGCCAGCGCCGCCGAGCGCGCAGCCGTATTGCGCCGCGCAGCGGATCTCTACGAACAGAATTTCGGCGTCATCTTTGCCACCCTGGCACGTGAAGCCGGCAAGACGATGACCGACGCCGTGGGCGAGCTGCGCGAAGCCGTGGATTTCCTGCACTACTATGCCAATCAGGGCGAGGCCCGCGACGGCGAGGCACGCGGCATCATTACCGCCATCAGCCCCTGGAACTTCCCGCTGGCCATCTTTACCGGCCAGATCACGGCGGCGCTGGCGGCCGGCAATGCCGTGCTGGCCAAACCGGCCGAGCAGACACCGCTGATTGCCGCCATTGGCGTGCGGCTGTTGCATGAGGCCGGCGTGCCGGTCTCTGCCCTGCAATATCTGCCCGGCGACGGTGCCACGGTGGGCGCTGCGCTGACCTCGGATGCGCGCATCAATGGCGTGGTCTTCACCGGATCGACCGATACGGCCCGCGTCATCGCCCGCGCCATGGCGAAACATATGGCGCCAGGCACCCCGCTGATCGCGGAAACCGGCGGCCTGAACGCCATGATCGTCGATTCCACCGCCCTGCCGGAACAGGCCGTGCGCGACATCGTCGCCTCGTCCTTCCGCTCGGCCGGGCAGCGTTGCTCGGCGCTGCGCTGCCTGTATGTTCAGGAAGACATCGCCCCCAATCTGATCAAGATGATCAAGGGTGCGATGGACGAACTGAGCGTCGGCGATCCATGGCTGCTGTCCACCGATGTCGGCCCGTTGATCGACGCCGAAGCCCAGGACGGCATTGCCGGATATCTCGACGCCAACCGCAGCAAGATCCTGCACCAGACGCCCGCCCCCAAACAGGCGCATTTCCTGTCACCGACCCTGCTGCAGGTTTCCGGCATCGACGATCTGGAACGCGAAATCTTCGGGCCAGTTCTGCATGTTGCGACCTTCCGCAACCGCGATCTGCAAAAGGTCATCAGTGACATCAATGCCCGTGGCTTCGGCCTGACCTTCGGCCTGCACACCCGTATCGACTCGCGCGTGCAGGAGATCACCGATGCGATCCACTGCGGCAACCTCTACGTGAACCGCAACCAGATCGGTGCCGTCGTCGGCAGCCAGCCCTTTGGCGGCGAAGGCCTGTCGGGAACCGGCCCGAAAGCGGGTGGCCCGTTGTATGTCGATCGTTTCTTCCGGCCAAAGGCAGGCGAAGCCACCGGAACCGCATGGGAAAGGACGGCCGATGCCGCGAAACTGCGCCGCGACATTCCTGCTCCGACCGAGACCCTGCTGGACGAACAGATCATGCCCGGACCGACCGGAGAGCTGAACCGCCTGGTCATGGTCACCCGGCCGCCGATCCTCTGCCTTGGTCCGGGTGCCGCCACGGCCCGAGCGCAGGTTCGCGCGGTCGAAGCCCTTGGCGGACAGGCCGTTGCCGTCCCGGGTGCGCTCAGCGCGGAAGAACTGGGCCGGATCGAGGGAATCTCTGCCGCCATCTGGTGGGGCAATCAGGAACAGGCGCACAGCTATGCCGCAGCCCTTGCCGCACAAAGCGGGCCGATCCTGCCGCTGATCACCTCCATGCCCGATCAGGCGCATATTGCCCATGAACGGCATCTCTGCGTCGACACCACGGCAGCGGGCGGCAATGCCGCTCTGCTGGCAGGGTAA
- a CDS encoding Lrp/AsnC family transcriptional regulator, with the protein MEDILDATNRKILAELVANARIPVTELAKRVGLSKTPVALRIRQMEEMGLITGYRAMLSPLKLGLTHVTYMEVRLTDTRQKALEQFNAAIRAIPEVEECYMIAGGFDYLVKVRSRDMADFRNIMAEKISTLPYVSGTSSYVSMEAVVEQGWTSI; encoded by the coding sequence ATGGAAGACATTCTTGATGCGACGAATCGCAAGATTCTGGCCGAACTGGTTGCCAATGCGCGCATTCCCGTGACCGAACTTGCCAAGAGGGTCGGGCTGTCCAAGACGCCGGTCGCCTTGCGGATCCGGCAGATGGAAGAGATGGGGCTGATCACGGGATATCGGGCGATGCTGTCCCCGCTGAAACTGGGGCTGACCCATGTCACCTATATGGAGGTGCGGCTGACGGATACGCGGCAAAAGGCGCTGGAACAGTTCAATGCCGCCATTCGCGCCATCCCCGAGGTCGAGGAATGCTATATGATCGCTGGCGGCTTCGACTATCTGGTCAAGGTGCGGTCGCGTGACATGGCCGATTTCAGGAATATCATGGCCGAAAAGATCTCGACCCTGCCATATGTCAGCGGCACCTCCAGCTATGTCTCCATGGAAGCCGTGGTCGAGCAGGGCTGGACCTCGATCTGA
- a CDS encoding PaaI family thioesterase: MTLKMDADALNAFLESDFPQVAGQYLVETVDETTLTARLKVEQTHLRPGGTVSGPAMFALADLAIYCAILSRIGPVALAVTTNASIDFMRKPAAGRDLIAQCRVLKLGRVLAVAEALIFSDGGAEPVARCSMTYSIPPK; encoded by the coding sequence ATGACATTGAAGATGGATGCGGATGCGCTGAACGCATTTCTGGAGTCGGATTTTCCGCAGGTAGCGGGGCAGTATCTGGTCGAGACCGTGGATGAAACCACATTGACCGCGCGGCTGAAGGTCGAACAGACCCATCTGCGCCCGGGCGGCACGGTCAGCGGTCCGGCAATGTTCGCGCTGGCCGACCTGGCGATCTATTGCGCGATCCTGTCACGCATCGGCCCCGTCGCACTGGCCGTCACCACGAATGCCTCGATCGACTTCATGCGCAAACCTGCTGCGGGGCGTGATCTGATCGCTCAATGCCGGGTGCTGAAACTGGGGCGCGTGCTTGCCGTGGCCGAGGCGCTGATCTTTTCCGACGGAGGGGCCGAACCGGTCGCAAGATGCTCGATGACCTACTCGATTCCACCGAAATAG
- the rplM gene encoding 50S ribosomal protein L13, producing MKTYTAKPAEIEKKWILIDAEGVVLGRLASIVANRLRGKHKPTFTPHMDMGDNVIIINADKVQMTGNKRADKKYYWHTGHPGGIKHRTAAQLLDGAHPERVVIKAVERMISRNKLGKQQMTNLRVYAGAEHPHEAQQPEVLDVKSLNSKNTRSA from the coding sequence ATGAAAACCTATACCGCGAAACCGGCGGAGATCGAGAAGAAGTGGATCCTGATCGACGCCGAGGGCGTTGTTCTGGGCCGTCTTGCCTCGATCGTCGCCAATCGCCTGCGCGGCAAACACAAGCCGACCTTCACGCCGCACATGGACATGGGCGACAATGTTATCATCATCAATGCCGACAAGGTGCAGATGACCGGTAACAAGCGTGCAGACAAGAAATACTACTGGCACACCGGCCACCCCGGCGGCATCAAGCATCGCACCGCCGCACAGCTTCTGGACGGCGCACACCCCGAGCGCGTTGTCATCAAGGCTGTCGAACGGATGATCAGCCGCAACAAGCTGGGCAAACAACAGATGACCAATCTGCGCGTCTATGCAGGTGCCGAGCATCCGCACGAAGCTCAGCAGCCCGAAGTTCTGGACGTGAAGTCCCTGAACTCCAAAAACACCCGGAGCGCGTGA
- the rpsI gene encoding 30S ribosomal protein S9, translating to MAEDIKTLDDLKSAVSGTEAVAEAAPIAREPQRDQLGRSYATGKRKDAVARVWVKPGSGKVTVNGKDMSEYFARPVLQMILRQPFEVAGVVDQFDVTATVKGGGLSGQAGAVKHGISQALQLHEPALRAALKAAGFLTRDSRVVERKKYGRAKARRSFQFSKR from the coding sequence ATGGCCGAAGACATCAAAACTCTCGACGACCTGAAGTCGGCCGTCTCGGGCACCGAGGCTGTCGCAGAGGCAGCCCCGATCGCGCGCGAACCGCAGCGCGACCAGTTGGGCCGCTCCTATGCTACCGGCAAGCGCAAGGACGCAGTTGCCCGCGTCTGGGTCAAGCCGGGTTCGGGCAAGGTCACCGTCAACGGCAAGGACATGAGCGAGTATTTCGCCCGTCCCGTGCTGCAGATGATCCTGCGCCAGCCTTTTGAAGTTGCCGGCGTTGTCGACCAGTTCGACGTCACCGCGACCGTCAAGGGCGGCGGCCTCTCCGGTCAGGCCGGTGCCGTCAAGCATGGCATCAGCCAGGCGCTGCAACTGCATGAGCCCGCCCTGCGCGCCGCGCTCAAGGCAGCGGGCTTCCTGACCCGCGACAGCCGTGTGGTCGAACGGAAGAAATATGGCCGCGCGAAAGCCCGCCGGAGCTTCCAGTTCTCGAAGCGCTGA